Proteins found in one Methylobacterium sp. CB376 genomic segment:
- a CDS encoding solute carrier family 23 protein codes for MEQRDRDGPSGWPRWRLSRGGVILSDERPPLGQMLVLALQHVVAMFGSTALAPLLMGFDPNLAILFSGIATLLFFVVVGGRVPSYLGSSFAFIAVVIAATGYGGSGPNPNLPVALGGIVAAGALYALIGGVVMVAGHAWIGRLMPPAVTGAIVGAIGLNLAPIGVKGISGSGLAVGVGLFTVAAVGLAASLPGAARRLPLLIGALAATLLYAGLANGLGLAPPLDLARVAEAPWFGWPRFAAPVFEPAAIALIAPVALVLVAENLGHVKAIAAMTGRDLDPYLGRAFLGDGLATMLSGAFGGTGVTTYAENMGVMAVTRIYSTLVFATAGLVAILFGLSPKFGAAILLIPGPVIGGLAVVVFGLIAATAGRIFVENRVDFSRTRTLLTVGTALVLGAGDFTVSLGQFRLGGIGTATAASILLYHLLRDEPD; via the coding sequence ATGGAGCAGCGGGACCGGGACGGGCCGTCGGGATGGCCGCGCTGGCGCCTCAGCCGGGGAGGGGTGATCCTGTCCGACGAGCGGCCGCCGCTGGGCCAGATGCTCGTGCTCGCCCTCCAGCACGTCGTCGCGATGTTCGGCTCGACGGCCCTCGCGCCGCTGCTGATGGGATTCGATCCCAACCTCGCCATCCTGTTCTCCGGCATCGCCACGCTCCTGTTCTTCGTCGTGGTCGGCGGCCGGGTGCCGAGCTATCTGGGCTCCAGCTTCGCCTTCATCGCCGTGGTGATCGCCGCGACCGGCTACGGCGGCAGCGGCCCCAACCCGAACCTCCCGGTGGCGCTCGGGGGCATCGTGGCGGCCGGGGCGCTCTACGCTCTCATCGGCGGCGTCGTCATGGTCGCGGGCCATGCCTGGATCGGCCGGCTGATGCCCCCGGCGGTGACCGGCGCGATCGTCGGGGCGATCGGCCTCAACCTCGCGCCGATCGGCGTGAAGGGCATCTCGGGCTCCGGGCTCGCGGTGGGGGTGGGGCTCTTCACGGTGGCGGCGGTGGGGCTCGCCGCCTCGCTGCCGGGCGCCGCCCGGCGGCTGCCCCTGCTGATCGGGGCCCTCGCCGCCACGCTCCTGTATGCCGGCCTCGCGAACGGTCTCGGCCTCGCCCCGCCCCTCGACCTCGCGCGGGTGGCCGAGGCGCCCTGGTTCGGCTGGCCGCGTTTCGCCGCGCCGGTCTTCGAGCCGGCGGCGATCGCGCTGATCGCCCCGGTCGCCCTGGTGCTGGTCGCGGAGAATCTCGGCCACGTGAAGGCCATCGCGGCGATGACCGGCCGCGACCTCGACCCCTATCTGGGCCGGGCCTTCCTCGGCGACGGCCTCGCCACGATGCTGTCGGGGGCCTTCGGCGGCACGGGCGTGACCACCTACGCGGAGAACATGGGCGTGATGGCGGTCACGCGCATCTACTCCACCCTGGTCTTCGCCACCGCCGGCCTCGTCGCCATCCTGTTCGGGCTCTCGCCGAAATTCGGCGCCGCGATCCTGCTGATCCCCGGCCCGGTGATCGGCGGCCTGGCGGTGGTGGTGTTCGGCCTGATCGCCGCCACGGCGGGGCGCATCTTCGTGGAGAACCGGGTCGATTTCTCGCGCACCCGGACCCTGCTCACCGTCGGCACCGCCCTGGTGCTCGGGGCCGGCGACTTCACGGTGAGCCTCGGTCAGTTCCGGCTCGGCGGCATCGGCACGGCGACCGCCGCCTCGATCCTGCTCTACCACCTCCTGCGGGACGAGCCGGATTGA
- a CDS encoding dienelactone hydrolase family protein has protein sequence MLSFTSGGTRIAVEWFAAGGGPAAPALLLLHGADGLSFAEGYRLAARTFAAAGYPVGFVHYLDRTGDRRVAYSRLRQDFPLWAGTVRDAVGWLARQPGVDAQRIGLVGVSLGAALAFETAASLAGIRAIVDYFGPLPEGLAARRPRLPPTLILHGARDPIVPVAQAHAIARLLAEQGTPHEIRIYPDQGHALVGAAQFDAAARVQRFLQRHLSGA, from the coding sequence ATGCTGAGCTTCACGAGTGGCGGGACGCGGATCGCGGTGGAGTGGTTCGCGGCGGGGGGCGGGCCGGCCGCCCCGGCCCTCCTCCTCCTGCACGGGGCGGACGGGCTCAGCTTCGCGGAGGGCTACCGGTTGGCGGCCCGCACCTTCGCGGCCGCGGGCTACCCGGTCGGCTTCGTGCACTACCTCGACCGCACCGGCGACCGCCGGGTCGCCTATTCCCGGCTCCGGCAGGATTTCCCGCTCTGGGCCGGGACGGTGCGCGACGCGGTCGGCTGGCTCGCGCGCCAGCCCGGCGTGGACGCGCAGCGGATCGGCCTCGTGGGGGTCTCGCTCGGCGCGGCCCTGGCCTTCGAGACGGCCGCCTCCCTGGCCGGGATCAGGGCGATCGTCGATTATTTCGGGCCCCTGCCCGAGGGGCTCGCGGCGCGCCGGCCGCGCCTGCCGCCGACCCTGATCCTGCACGGGGCGCGCGATCCGATCGTGCCGGTCGCGCAGGCCCACGCGATCGCCCGCCTGCTGGCGGAGCAGGGCACCCCCCACGAGATCCGGATCTATCCCGACCAGGGGCACGCCCTGGTCGGGGCCGCGCAGTTCGACGCCGCGGCGCGGGTGCAGCGCTTCCTGCAGCGGCACCTCAGCGGGGCGTGA
- a CDS encoding MFS transporter: MAIATAGPLAGIDEVTERSVVRKVAWRLMPLIMICYMVAFFDRINISFAKFQLQSDLGFSNVAYGLGASMFVVGYVIFEVPSNLMLYRVGARRWIARIMISWGIATALMIFIRAEWHFYALRFVIGAMEAGFAPGILYYLTLWFPASHRGRITSFMFVASAFSGIFGAPLAGLILGGLDGALGLTGWQWLFLAGGLPCLLLGALVLTRLEDRVSDARWLSAREKDLLASRIAHHNRDIGDHSLWGAIRQPGFLLIAFVYFLLQVGSYGLNFWGPDLIKTASGGAAASVGLLTAIPYICGAISMVVVGRLSDASGERPKFVAALAVAAALGFFAAGLFDRQIVPLMLALALLGSGIIASIPAFWTLPAKLTTGVGAAGGIALINTLGQFGGIVSPVMVGWVKDLTGSTTPALYGIGALCLLAAILLLTAMPESLRRSDRAA; the protein is encoded by the coding sequence ATGGCCATCGCCACCGCCGGCCCGCTCGCCGGAATCGATGAGGTCACGGAGCGGAGCGTCGTCCGCAAGGTCGCGTGGCGGCTGATGCCGCTCATCATGATCTGCTACATGGTCGCTTTCTTCGACCGCATCAACATCAGCTTCGCCAAGTTCCAGCTGCAGAGCGACCTCGGCTTCAGCAACGTGGCGTACGGTCTCGGCGCCAGCATGTTCGTGGTCGGCTACGTCATCTTCGAGGTGCCCTCGAACCTGATGCTCTACCGGGTGGGGGCGCGGCGCTGGATCGCCCGCATCATGATCTCCTGGGGCATCGCCACCGCGCTGATGATCTTCATCCGCGCGGAATGGCACTTCTACGCCCTGCGCTTCGTGATCGGCGCGATGGAGGCGGGTTTCGCCCCGGGCATCCTGTACTACCTCACCCTGTGGTTCCCGGCCTCGCATCGCGGCCGCATCACCTCCTTCATGTTCGTGGCCTCGGCCTTCTCGGGGATCTTCGGGGCGCCGCTGGCCGGCCTGATCCTCGGCGGCCTCGACGGTGCCCTCGGGCTCACCGGGTGGCAGTGGCTCTTCCTGGCCGGCGGCCTGCCCTGCCTCCTCCTCGGCGCGCTGGTCCTGACCCGCCTCGAGGACCGGGTCTCGGACGCGCGCTGGCTCTCGGCGCGCGAGAAGGACCTGCTCGCCTCGCGCATCGCCCACCACAACCGCGACATCGGCGACCACTCGCTCTGGGGCGCGATCCGGCAGCCGGGCTTCCTGCTCATCGCCTTCGTGTACTTCCTGCTGCAGGTGGGCTCCTACGGCCTGAACTTCTGGGGGCCGGACCTGATCAAGACCGCGAGCGGCGGCGCGGCGGCCTCGGTCGGCCTGCTGACGGCGATCCCCTACATCTGCGGCGCGATCAGCATGGTGGTGGTCGGGCGCCTGTCCGACGCCTCGGGCGAGCGGCCGAAATTCGTGGCGGCCCTCGCCGTCGCGGCGGCGCTCGGCTTCTTCGCCGCCGGCCTGTTCGACCGCCAGATCGTGCCGCTGATGCTGGCGCTCGCCCTGCTCGGCTCGGGCATCATCGCCTCGATCCCGGCCTTCTGGACGCTGCCGGCGAAGCTCACCACCGGGGTCGGCGCGGCGGGCGGCATCGCGCTCATCAACACGCTGGGCCAGTTCGGCGGCATCGTCAGCCCGGTGATGGTCGGCTGGGTCAAGGACCTGACCGGCTCGACCACGCCGGCCCTCTACGGCATCGGCGCGCTCTGCCTGCTCGCCGCCATCCTGCTGCTCACCGCGATGCCGGAGAGCCTGCGCCGGAGCGACCGGGCCGCCTGA
- a CDS encoding hydroxymethylglutaryl-CoA lyase — translation MSDAMIVQEVATRDGFQIEPTFVPTPEKIRLIDALSACGFSRIEVSSFVSPKAVPALADAAEIFSGIRRRPGTTYVALVPNPRGAERALAAGADEINLVASASETHNRANMGMTPEASIAGFARIMETVRGAPVSVNATVATAFGCPFEGAQPEDKVLAQVERYRALGVDGVTLADTTGMANPRQVARLVARALALVGPERLTLHFHNTRGSGLANVLAAYEAGARRFDAALGGLGGCPFAPGATGNICTEDLVSMAHEMGVPTGLDLPALIALSRDLPRLVGHDVPGQVAKAGRPCDLHPSPRGA, via the coding sequence ATGAGCGACGCCATGATCGTCCAGGAGGTCGCGACCCGCGACGGCTTCCAGATCGAGCCCACCTTCGTGCCGACCCCGGAGAAGATCCGGCTGATCGACGCGCTCTCGGCCTGCGGCTTCAGCCGGATCGAGGTCTCCTCCTTCGTCTCGCCGAAGGCGGTGCCGGCCCTCGCCGACGCGGCCGAAATCTTCTCCGGCATCCGGCGCCGCCCCGGCACCACCTACGTGGCCCTGGTGCCGAATCCGCGGGGCGCCGAGCGCGCCCTGGCGGCGGGCGCCGACGAGATCAATCTCGTCGCCTCGGCGAGCGAGACCCACAACCGCGCCAATATGGGCATGACTCCCGAGGCCTCGATCGCCGGCTTCGCGCGGATCATGGAGACGGTGCGGGGCGCGCCCGTCAGCGTCAACGCCACGGTGGCGACCGCCTTCGGCTGCCCCTTCGAGGGCGCGCAGCCCGAGGACAAGGTGCTGGCTCAGGTCGAGCGCTACCGCGCGCTCGGCGTCGACGGGGTGACCCTCGCCGACACGACCGGCATGGCCAATCCCCGGCAGGTGGCCCGGCTCGTCGCCCGCGCCCTCGCGCTGGTCGGGCCGGAGCGGCTGACGCTGCACTTCCACAACACCCGCGGCTCCGGGCTCGCCAACGTGCTCGCCGCCTACGAGGCCGGGGCCCGCCGCTTCGACGCCGCCCTGGGCGGCCTCGGCGGCTGCCCCTTCGCCCCGGGGGCGACCGGCAACATCTGCACCGAGGACCTGGTGAGCATGGCCCACGAGATGGGCGTGCCCACCGGCCTCGACCTCCCGGCCCTGATCGCCCTGTCGCGGGACCTGCCGCGGCTCGTCGGGCACGACGTTCCGGGCCAGGTCGCCAAGGCCGGCCGGCCCTGCGACCTCCACCCGAGCCCGCGCGGCGCTTGA
- a CDS encoding CaiB/BaiF CoA transferase family protein gives MSGPLAGIRVLELGQLIAAPFATRLMAEFGAEVIKVEPPGQGDPLRKWRKMHEGTSLWWYLQSRNKKSIAVNLKSPEGLEIVRDLARGADVVVENFRPGGLEKLGLGWDVLSALNPNLVMVRISGYGQTGPYRDRPGFGAIGESMGGIRFTTGSPDAPPARVGVSIGDTLASLHGVIGALMALLRVKTGQGGGQVIDVSLVESVFNVMESLVPEYDLLGEVRTRTGGALPGITPSNTYPTRDGGYVVIAGNSDPIFRRLMAAIGRPDLAEAPALASNDGRSRQAGMLDDAIADWTRARSVEEALAALDAADVPAGRIYSVADIVADPHYQARDMILQAELPGGARVKMPGIVPKLSETPGTVRWQGPALGAHTDAVLTELGLDAERIARLRDAGAVA, from the coding sequence ATGAGCGGTCCCCTCGCGGGCATTCGCGTGCTGGAACTCGGCCAGCTGATCGCCGCGCCCTTCGCCACGCGGCTGATGGCGGAGTTCGGCGCCGAGGTGATCAAGGTCGAGCCGCCGGGACAGGGCGACCCCCTGCGCAAGTGGCGCAAGATGCACGAGGGCACCTCGCTCTGGTGGTACCTGCAGTCGCGCAACAAGAAGTCGATCGCCGTCAACCTGAAGTCGCCCGAGGGGCTCGAGATCGTCCGCGACCTCGCCCGCGGCGCCGACGTGGTGGTGGAGAATTTCCGGCCCGGCGGCCTGGAGAAGCTCGGCCTCGGCTGGGACGTGCTCTCGGCCCTCAACCCGAACCTGGTGATGGTGCGCATCTCGGGCTACGGCCAGACCGGCCCCTACCGCGACCGCCCGGGCTTCGGCGCCATCGGCGAGTCGATGGGCGGGATCCGCTTCACCACCGGCAGCCCGGACGCCCCGCCGGCCCGGGTCGGGGTCAGCATCGGCGACACGCTCGCCTCGCTGCACGGGGTGATCGGCGCCCTGATGGCGCTGTTGCGGGTGAAGACCGGCCAGGGCGGCGGCCAAGTGATCGACGTGTCGCTCGTCGAGAGCGTGTTCAACGTGATGGAGAGCCTCGTGCCCGAGTACGACCTCCTCGGCGAGGTCCGCACGCGGACGGGCGGCGCGCTGCCCGGCATCACGCCCTCCAACACCTACCCGACCCGGGACGGCGGCTACGTCGTCATCGCGGGCAACAGCGACCCGATCTTCCGCCGGCTGATGGCGGCGATCGGCCGGCCCGACCTCGCCGAGGCCCCGGCGCTCGCCAGCAACGACGGCCGCTCGCGCCAGGCCGGGATGCTCGACGACGCCATCGCGGACTGGACGCGGGCGCGCAGCGTCGAGGAGGCGCTGGCGGCGCTCGACGCGGCCGACGTGCCGGCCGGCCGCATCTACTCGGTGGCCGACATCGTCGCCGACCCGCACTACCAGGCCCGCGACATGATCCTGCAGGCCGAGCTGCCCGGCGGCGCCCGGGTGAAGATGCCGGGCATCGTGCCCAAGCTCTCCGAGACCCCCGGCACGGTGCGCTGGCAGGGGCCGGCGCTCGGCGCCCACACCGACGCGGTGCTGACCGAACTCGGCCTCGACGCCGAGCGCATCGCCCGCCTGCGCGACGCGGGAGCGGTGGCATGA
- a CDS encoding methyl-accepting chemotaxis protein, giving the protein MMVRRFLGRLSIGGRLTAALLACSLAAVAVIGAAAYRQQRDATDLAVAAALAERYKSVTAAMADRTQRALGVALTLAHDPAVAEALRRDDRTGLLERYRLLFEPLSAGLNLSFITIHRADGTAFLRYHAPGTFGDSVLARRGTVRDAVAAMRPVSGVEPGRETIAIFAVAPVREAGALRGAADVGLPLGEPFLAEMKGQYGVNLAMHLVRDAAVTTLAATFPGRTLLDPQGHAAAMGTGMHWREATLDGRPVAVMAGPLRNYAGQAIGTIEMALDISDFIAARRAAMLTLVTVLAAVAAAGGLVARRVTRHLVGPIRAITGTMHDLAGGRLRTEIPSTERPDEIGAMARSLQVFRDQLIEAEALRGAQAEGLADRERRTAVIDDLVKRFDASVEAVLCRVSAAATELQATAGQLTATAGGTARQSAAVAQAAGEAAQNVVTVSGAAEELASSVSEIARQVERTESMARGAATEATQAGAIVADLSNAANKIGEVIGLVSGIAQQTNLLALNATIEAARAGEVGKGFAVVAAEVKALAAQTSRATTEIGEQVVWIQTSTGRAVEAIGRIAQTIGSLNETTQAVSGTMRQQHAATGEILGAVTCASGRTSEVTATIREVSDAAAHTGGAAGQVLDASSELAAQTETLRGQVQSFLAAFRAA; this is encoded by the coding sequence ATGATGGTTCGACGATTCCTGGGGAGACTGTCGATCGGCGGCCGCTTGACCGCGGCCCTGCTGGCCTGCTCGCTCGCGGCGGTGGCGGTCATCGGTGCCGCGGCGTACCGGCAGCAGCGGGACGCCACCGACCTCGCCGTGGCCGCGGCCCTGGCCGAGCGCTACAAGTCCGTCACGGCCGCGATGGCCGACCGCACGCAGCGCGCCCTCGGCGTCGCCCTGACCCTCGCGCACGACCCCGCGGTCGCGGAGGCGCTGCGCCGCGACGATCGGACAGGCCTGCTGGAGCGCTACCGGCTCCTGTTCGAGCCTCTGAGCGCGGGCCTGAACCTGTCCTTCATCACGATCCACCGGGCCGACGGGACGGCCTTCCTGCGCTACCACGCGCCCGGCACGTTCGGCGACTCGGTCCTGGCGCGCCGCGGCACCGTGCGGGACGCGGTCGCGGCGATGCGCCCTGTGAGCGGCGTCGAGCCCGGCCGCGAGACCATCGCGATCTTCGCGGTCGCCCCGGTCCGCGAGGCCGGCGCCCTGCGGGGCGCGGCGGATGTCGGCCTTCCCTTGGGCGAGCCCTTCCTCGCCGAGATGAAGGGGCAGTACGGGGTGAACCTCGCCATGCACCTCGTGAGGGACGCTGCGGTCACGACGCTCGCCGCCACCTTCCCGGGCAGGACGCTCCTCGATCCGCAGGGCCACGCCGCCGCGATGGGGACCGGGATGCACTGGCGGGAGGCGACCCTCGACGGGCGTCCGGTCGCCGTGATGGCGGGCCCCCTGCGCAACTATGCCGGACAGGCGATCGGCACGATCGAGATGGCGCTCGACATCTCCGACTTCATCGCGGCGCGGCGCGCGGCGATGCTCACGCTGGTCACCGTCCTCGCCGCGGTGGCCGCCGCCGGCGGCCTGGTCGCGCGGCGCGTCACGCGCCACCTCGTGGGGCCGATCCGGGCCATCACCGGAACGATGCACGACCTCGCCGGCGGCCGCCTTCGCACCGAGATCCCGTCGACGGAGCGCCCCGACGAGATCGGCGCGATGGCCCGCTCGCTCCAGGTCTTCCGCGACCAGCTGATCGAGGCCGAGGCGCTGCGCGGCGCGCAGGCCGAGGGGCTCGCCGACCGCGAGCGGCGGACCGCCGTGATCGACGACCTCGTCAAGCGCTTCGACGCGTCGGTGGAGGCCGTGCTCTGCCGCGTCTCGGCGGCCGCGACGGAGCTGCAGGCCACGGCCGGGCAGCTGACCGCCACGGCGGGGGGCACGGCCCGGCAATCCGCCGCGGTGGCGCAGGCCGCCGGCGAGGCCGCCCAGAACGTCGTCACGGTCTCGGGCGCCGCCGAGGAGCTCGCATCCTCCGTGAGCGAGATCGCCCGCCAGGTCGAGCGCACCGAGAGCATGGCGCGGGGGGCGGCGACGGAGGCGACCCAGGCCGGCGCCATCGTCGCGGACCTCTCGAACGCCGCGAACAAGATCGGGGAGGTGATCGGGCTCGTCTCCGGCATCGCGCAGCAGACGAACCTGCTCGCGCTCAACGCGACGATCGAGGCGGCCCGGGCCGGCGAGGTCGGCAAGGGTTTCGCGGTGGTCGCCGCCGAGGTGAAGGCGCTGGCGGCCCAGACCTCCCGCGCCACGACGGAGATCGGCGAGCAGGTGGTGTGGATCCAGACCTCCACCGGACGGGCCGTCGAGGCGATCGGCCGCATCGCCCAGACGATCGGCTCCCTCAACGAGACGACGCAGGCGGTGTCCGGCACGATGCGCCAGCAGCACGCGGCGACCGGCGAGATCCTCGGGGCGGTGACCTGCGCCTCCGGCCGGACCAGCGAGGTGACGGCGACGATCCGGGAGGTCTCGGACGCCGCCGCCCATACGGGGGGCGCGGCGGGCCAAGTGCTGGACGCCTCCTCCGAGCTCGCGGCGCAGACCGAGACCCTGCGCGGGCAGGTCCAGAGCTTCCTCGCCGCCTTCCGGGCCGCCTGA
- a CDS encoding LysR family transcriptional regulator, producing the protein MAAPGDHPAAATLSRLDLKTLRLFAAICEEGTLNGAARRAAIAPSAVSKRLAELEHALGCALLTREPRGMRPTPAGETLLHHTRRMLASADRIALELAEHAKGVRGIVRMLANLSAIVQFLPEDLRAFLAAQGAIRIDLEERPSTGVVRGVAEGAAEIGICSASVPAQGLATHLYRRDRLVVVMRAGHPLADRAELAFAETLDHDFVGLHAASSIHDSVRAEAQRVGRPLRLRVHVPGFDAVCRMVQADMGLAVVPERVVGLFGAAMQLVAVPLSDAWARRELRLVTRPGRLSPAATLLRDHLAASAS; encoded by the coding sequence ATGGCCGCTCCCGGAGACCACCCCGCCGCCGCCACGCTGAGCCGCCTCGACCTGAAGACGCTCCGGCTCTTCGCCGCCATCTGCGAGGAGGGCACCCTCAACGGCGCCGCGCGCCGCGCCGCCATCGCCCCCTCGGCGGTCAGCAAGCGCCTCGCCGAGCTGGAACACGCCCTCGGCTGCGCGCTGCTCACCCGCGAGCCGCGGGGCATGCGGCCGACCCCGGCCGGCGAGACGCTGCTGCACCACACCCGCCGCATGCTGGCGAGCGCGGACCGGATCGCCCTCGAACTCGCCGAGCACGCCAAGGGCGTGCGCGGCATCGTCCGGATGCTCGCGAACCTCTCGGCGATCGTGCAGTTCCTGCCCGAGGATTTGCGCGCCTTCCTGGCCGCGCAGGGCGCCATCCGCATCGACCTCGAGGAGCGCCCCAGCACCGGCGTGGTGCGCGGCGTGGCCGAGGGCGCGGCCGAGATCGGGATCTGCTCGGCCAGCGTGCCGGCCCAGGGCCTCGCCACCCACCTCTACCGCCGCGACCGGCTGGTGGTGGTGATGCGGGCCGGGCATCCCCTGGCGGACAGGGCCGAGCTCGCCTTCGCGGAGACGCTCGACCACGACTTCGTCGGCCTGCACGCGGCGAGTTCGATCCACGACAGCGTGCGGGCCGAGGCGCAGCGCGTCGGCCGCCCGCTCAGGCTGCGGGTGCACGTCCCCGGTTTCGACGCGGTCTGCCGCATGGTCCAGGCCGATATGGGCCTCGCGGTGGTGCCGGAGCGCGTCGTCGGCCTGTTCGGCGCCGCGATGCAGCTCGTCGCCGTCCCGCTCTCCGATGCCTGGGCGCGGCGCGAGCTGCGGCTGGTGACGCGGCCCGGCCGGCTCTCGCCGGCCGCCACCCTGCTGCGCGACCACCTCGCGGCCTCCGCCTCATGA
- a CDS encoding DoxX family protein codes for MNATRRGMRTGSLVLRGLITAVFVLAAGMKFAAVPFEVSGFLRFGYPLWFMYAVGAAQLAGAALLWIRGATALGAFLLAAIMAGAVGSHLRAGDPLPMALPALVLLVLLAGLTWSRRHELVAPRPRVAAERA; via the coding sequence ATGAACGCCACACGACGCGGGATGCGGACGGGGAGCTTGGTGCTGCGGGGCCTGATCACGGCCGTCTTCGTGCTCGCGGCCGGAATGAAATTCGCCGCGGTCCCGTTCGAGGTGTCGGGCTTCCTGCGCTTCGGCTACCCGCTCTGGTTCATGTACGCGGTCGGCGCGGCGCAGCTCGCCGGAGCGGCGCTGCTCTGGATCCGGGGCGCGACGGCCCTCGGCGCTTTCCTGCTCGCGGCGATCATGGCGGGCGCGGTCGGGAGCCACCTGCGGGCGGGCGACCCGCTGCCGATGGCCCTCCCCGCGCTCGTGCTCCTCGTCCTGCTCGCCGGCCTGACGTGGTCCCGCCGGCACGAACTCGTCGCGCCGCGGCCGCGCGTGGCGGCCGAGCGGGCCTGA
- a CDS encoding leucyl aminopeptidase gives MADGISIAFESFGSARAEQGSDLVVFVGEDLALSARAAEVAGAGAGDILARAAAVERFKGKANSAIAVTAPAGLRADRLVVVGLGPEAERAKLDWAALGGVVAGKVGGRQAVVVLDWAGGAPTPEAAADFSLGLRLRAYKFDRYKSKKGEGEEAGGAKVTVLTAEPGALKKLLRAAEAVADGVILARELVNEPPNVLDPEEFARRTEPLAKLGIAVEVLDEKAMRRIGMRALLAVAQGSGKEARTVIMRWNGAEDPSEPPVAFIGKGVCFDSGGISIKGSGGMEDMKGDMAGAACVVGLMQALAARKAKVNALGAIGIVENMPDGKAQRPGDIVTSLSGQTIEIINTDAEGRLVLADVITYVQQEAKPKFMIDLATLTGAILVALGQEYAGMFSTSDELAARLSAAGEATGEKVWRMPLAPGFDKLIDSKFADMKNTGGRHGGSATAAQFIKRFVNDVPWVHLDIAGVGMNAPSSEISRSWGSGWGVRLLDRLVRDHYED, from the coding sequence ATGGCGGACGGCATCAGCATCGCGTTCGAGTCCTTCGGATCGGCCAGGGCCGAGCAGGGCAGCGACCTCGTCGTGTTCGTCGGCGAGGATCTCGCCCTCTCCGCCCGCGCCGCGGAGGTGGCGGGCGCCGGGGCCGGCGACATCCTGGCGCGGGCGGCGGCCGTCGAGCGCTTCAAGGGCAAGGCGAACAGCGCCATCGCGGTGACCGCGCCGGCAGGGCTGCGGGCGGACCGGCTGGTCGTGGTCGGGCTCGGGCCCGAGGCGGAGCGGGCCAAGCTCGACTGGGCCGCGCTGGGCGGCGTCGTGGCCGGCAAGGTCGGCGGGCGGCAGGCCGTCGTGGTCCTCGACTGGGCCGGCGGGGCCCCGACCCCCGAGGCGGCGGCGGACTTCTCCCTCGGCCTGCGCCTGCGGGCCTACAAGTTCGACCGCTACAAGAGCAAGAAGGGCGAGGGCGAGGAGGCCGGCGGGGCCAAGGTCACGGTGCTGACGGCCGAGCCCGGCGCGCTCAAGAAGCTCCTGCGCGCCGCCGAGGCGGTGGCGGACGGGGTGATCCTCGCCCGCGAACTCGTCAACGAGCCGCCGAACGTCCTCGACCCGGAGGAGTTCGCCCGGCGCACCGAGCCGCTGGCGAAGCTCGGAATCGCCGTCGAGGTCCTCGACGAGAAGGCGATGCGCCGGATCGGCATGCGCGCGCTCCTCGCGGTGGCGCAGGGCTCGGGCAAGGAGGCGCGCACCGTCATCATGCGCTGGAACGGCGCCGAGGATCCCTCGGAGCCGCCGGTCGCCTTCATCGGCAAGGGCGTGTGCTTCGATTCCGGCGGCATCTCCATCAAGGGGAGCGGCGGCATGGAGGACATGAAGGGCGACATGGCCGGCGCCGCCTGCGTGGTCGGGCTGATGCAGGCCCTCGCCGCCCGCAAGGCCAAGGTCAACGCGCTCGGCGCCATCGGCATCGTCGAGAACATGCCCGACGGCAAGGCCCAGCGCCCGGGCGACATCGTCACCTCGCTCTCCGGCCAGACGATCGAGATCATCAACACCGACGCGGAGGGCCGCCTCGTCCTGGCGGACGTGATCACCTACGTCCAGCAGGAGGCCAAGCCGAAGTTCATGATCGACCTCGCGACGCTGACCGGCGCCATCCTGGTCGCGCTCGGCCAGGAATACGCCGGGATGTTCAGCACCAGCGACGAACTCGCGGCGCGGCTGTCGGCGGCCGGCGAGGCGACGGGCGAGAAGGTCTGGCGCATGCCGCTCGCTCCGGGCTTCGACAAGCTGATCGACTCGAAATTCGCCGACATGAAGAATACCGGCGGGCGCCACGGCGGCTCGGCGACGGCGGCGCAGTTCATCAAGCGCTTCGTGAACGACGTGCCCTGGGTGCATCTCGACATCGCCGGGGTCGGCATGAACGCGCCGTCGAGCGAGATCAGCCGCTCCTGGGGGTCGGGCTGGGGCGTGCGCCTCCTCGACCGCCTGGTGCGCGACCACTACGAGGATTGA